A stretch of the Marinobacter sp. JH2 genome encodes the following:
- a CDS encoding acetaldehyde dehydrogenase (acetylating), which translates to MNKKLKAAIIGPGNIGTDLLMKMQRSEWIEPVWMVGIDPESEGLKRAAEMGIKICSSGVDGILERIIEDDIRVAFDATSAYVHAENSRKLNELGVIMVDLTPAAVGPFCVPPVNLADHAKNLEMNVNMVTCGGQATIPMVAAVSRVQPVAYGEIIATVSSRSVGPGTRQNIDEFTRTTAGGVEKVGGAKEGKAIIIINPAEPPLMMRDTIHCLTESEPDQTAITDSIHAMVKEVQKYVPGYSLVNGPIFDGNRVSCYMQVEGLGDFLPKYAGNLDIMTAAGLRTAEMFAEEAASGTIKLPARG; encoded by the coding sequence ATGAACAAGAAACTTAAAGCCGCCATTATCGGCCCTGGCAACATCGGCACCGACCTACTGATGAAAATGCAGCGCTCCGAGTGGATTGAGCCGGTCTGGATGGTTGGTATCGATCCCGAGTCTGAAGGGCTCAAGCGCGCCGCCGAGATGGGCATTAAAATTTGCTCCTCTGGGGTGGACGGTATTTTGGAGCGTATCATCGAGGATGATATCCGCGTTGCTTTTGATGCGACTTCAGCATACGTCCACGCCGAGAACAGTCGTAAGCTAAACGAGCTGGGTGTCATTATGGTTGACCTGACACCGGCTGCTGTAGGCCCGTTCTGCGTACCACCGGTGAATTTGGCAGACCATGCCAAGAACTTGGAAATGAACGTCAACATGGTTACCTGTGGAGGCCAGGCCACCATACCAATGGTTGCAGCCGTAAGTCGTGTTCAGCCCGTGGCCTATGGAGAAATCATCGCAACTGTGTCTTCACGTTCTGTGGGGCCGGGTACACGCCAGAATATTGATGAATTCACCCGCACCACTGCTGGCGGCGTGGAAAAAGTGGGCGGCGCCAAAGAAGGTAAAGCAATCATCATTATCAATCCGGCTGAGCCACCATTGATGATGCGCGACACCATCCACTGTCTCACTGAAAGTGAGCCAGACCAGACCGCCATTACGGACTCCATTCACGCCATGGTAAAGGAAGTGCAAAAGTACGTTCCGGGTTACTCCCTGGTCAATGGGCCAATCTTTGATGGCAATAGGGTCAGTTGTTACATGCAAGTGGAAGGCCTAGGTGATTTTCTTCCCAAGTACGCTGGCAATCTGGACATCATGACGGCCGCCGGATTACGCACCGCCGAGATGTTTGCAGAAGAAGCAGCAAGTGGGACCATCAAACTACCGGCACGCGGCTAA
- the dmpG gene encoding 4-hydroxy-2-oxovalerate aldolase, translating into MNLNGKKVTLHDMSLRDGMHAKRHQISLDEMVNISRAMDEAGMPLIEVTHGDGLGGRSLNYGFPAHSDEEYLSAVVPKMKNAKVSALLLPGIGTVDHLKMAKDLGVSTIRVATHCTEADVSEQHIGMAAKMEMDTVGFLMMAHMVSPEKILEQARLMVGYGANCIYATDSAGYMLPDDVTAHIGLLRAELPPSVEVGFHGHHNLGMGIANSLAAIEAGASRIDGSVAGLGAGAGNTPLEVFCAVLDRMGVETGVDLYKIMDVAEDLVVPMMDQPIRVDRNALTLGYAGVYSSFLLFAERAEKKYGVSARDILVELGRRGTVGGQEDMIEDLALTMAKEKGLI; encoded by the coding sequence ATGAATCTGAACGGTAAAAAAGTCACGTTGCACGACATGAGCTTGCGCGACGGTATGCACGCCAAGCGTCACCAGATCAGTCTGGACGAAATGGTGAACATCTCCAGGGCCATGGATGAAGCCGGAATGCCGCTGATTGAAGTTACCCACGGTGACGGCCTTGGCGGGCGTTCACTTAACTATGGCTTTCCGGCCCATAGTGATGAGGAATACCTCAGCGCGGTGGTGCCAAAGATGAAGAATGCCAAAGTTTCTGCACTGCTTCTGCCGGGAATCGGAACTGTTGATCATCTGAAAATGGCAAAGGATCTGGGGGTGTCCACTATCCGCGTAGCGACACACTGCACAGAAGCCGATGTATCGGAGCAGCACATTGGCATGGCAGCCAAGATGGAAATGGACACAGTGGGCTTTTTGATGATGGCGCACATGGTTAGCCCTGAGAAGATACTAGAACAGGCCCGGCTAATGGTTGGCTATGGCGCAAATTGTATTTACGCGACCGACTCTGCGGGCTATATGCTGCCGGATGATGTGACGGCGCACATTGGTTTGCTACGAGCGGAGTTACCTCCCAGCGTTGAGGTTGGCTTCCATGGTCATCACAACCTGGGTATGGGGATTGCTAACTCGCTGGCTGCGATTGAGGCGGGTGCATCCCGAATCGATGGCTCGGTTGCAGGGCTGGGTGCCGGAGCGGGTAATACGCCCCTTGAGGTGTTTTGTGCAGTCCTGGATCGCATGGGAGTTGAAACCGGTGTTGATCTGTACAAGATCATGGATGTGGCTGAAGACCTTGTGGTACCGATGATGGATCAACCTATTCGTGTGGACCGCAACGCATTGACTCTGGGGTATGCGGGGGTTTACTCCTCGTTCCTGTTGTTCGCGGAACGAGCTGAGAAAAAGTATGGCGTTTCAGCCCGGGATATTCTGGTAGAGCTTGGCCGTCGCGGCACTGTGGGCGGGCAGGAAGATATGATTGAAGATCTGGCGCTGACCATGGCTAAAGAAAAGGGATTGATCTGA
- the dmpH gene encoding 2-oxo-3-hexenedioate decarboxylase, with product MTEAYENKLTQAQIEELAAHCEKAELEAYEITKITDDYPQMTYKDAFDIQWEMRRRKEERGHKIVGMKMGLTSWAKMAQMGVEQPCYGFLADYFSVPEGGEIKHDELIHPKIEAELAFVLKDELKGPGVHIGDVLRATDFVMPAVEVIDSRYKDFKFDLKSVIADNSSSSRFVSGGCMADIADLDLKNIGVVMEINGDVVQTGAGAAVLGHPAASVAMLANMMGERGESLPAGSFVMIGAITAAVQVEKGDAFTVRYQGLGTLSGKFV from the coding sequence ATGACTGAAGCATATGAGAACAAACTGACCCAGGCACAGATTGAAGAGCTGGCGGCCCACTGCGAGAAGGCCGAACTCGAAGCCTATGAAATTACCAAGATTACGGACGACTATCCGCAAATGACCTACAAGGATGCCTTCGATATCCAGTGGGAAATGCGTCGGCGCAAGGAAGAGCGCGGCCATAAAATCGTAGGCATGAAAATGGGGCTCACTTCCTGGGCAAAAATGGCGCAGATGGGTGTTGAACAGCCTTGTTACGGCTTTCTGGCTGATTACTTCAGTGTACCTGAGGGTGGCGAAATCAAACATGATGAGCTGATTCACCCTAAGATTGAGGCAGAACTGGCTTTCGTGCTTAAAGATGAACTTAAAGGCCCGGGTGTACACATTGGCGATGTTCTGCGCGCCACCGACTTTGTAATGCCGGCCGTAGAAGTGATTGATTCCCGTTACAAGGATTTCAAATTTGATCTTAAAAGCGTGATCGCCGATAACTCTTCCTCGAGCCGTTTTGTGTCCGGGGGCTGTATGGCAGACATTGCAGATCTGGACCTTAAAAACATCGGGGTCGTGATGGAAATAAACGGTGACGTGGTTCAGACCGGAGCTGGTGCCGCAGTGTTGGGGCATCCGGCTGCTTCCGTCGCTATGTTGGCGAATATGATGGGAGAGCGTGGTGAAAGCTTGCCGGCTGGCAGCTTTGTTATGATCGGTGCTATTACCGCTGCGGTTCAGGTTGAAAAGGGAGACGCGTTCACCGTGCGCTACCAGGGTCTGGGGACCTTGAGCGGCAAATTTGTTTAG
- a CDS encoding 2-dehydropantoate 2-reductase, protein MLNILIIGAGGIGGYYGARLAEAGHRIVLTARGAHLTALQERGLLVYHESQRIECVAPAVDHATLMQNYQARDFDVVVIALKSTATESVLVELGPWLLEDDVPVLSLQNGVDNEPILAEQFGGNRVLGGLAVRIGGHTIEPGVIQAEGAAQVVMGAWPYHSKQQDARQRFLATLRNAFDEAGIPTTVSDNIRHELWRKLVINNGVNPISALTGLDTKSLTRHPQFSQIVYGMMMETAASAKADGVDLRTSDVDEMFGLISSFNAIKTSMLVDKEKGRPLELDSISGAVLRRSEALGIEAPYTATVYALLTL, encoded by the coding sequence ATGCTCAACATACTCATTATCGGTGCAGGTGGTATTGGGGGGTATTACGGTGCCCGGCTGGCTGAGGCCGGCCACCGGATTGTACTGACCGCTCGGGGTGCACATCTTACTGCCCTGCAGGAACGTGGGTTGCTGGTTTATCACGAAAGTCAGCGAATAGAGTGCGTGGCTCCGGCAGTTGATCACGCCACGTTGATGCAGAACTATCAAGCCCGCGACTTTGATGTAGTTGTGATTGCACTGAAATCAACGGCGACAGAGTCCGTATTGGTTGAACTTGGCCCCTGGCTTCTGGAAGACGATGTGCCGGTATTGTCGTTACAGAATGGCGTCGACAATGAACCAATACTTGCTGAGCAATTCGGTGGTAACCGCGTTCTTGGTGGGCTCGCTGTACGTATCGGTGGCCATACTATAGAGCCTGGTGTTATTCAGGCGGAAGGAGCAGCCCAAGTTGTCATGGGCGCGTGGCCATACCATTCGAAACAACAGGATGCCCGTCAGCGATTTCTGGCAACCCTACGCAATGCATTTGATGAGGCAGGTATTCCAACGACGGTTTCAGATAATATTCGACACGAACTCTGGCGTAAGCTGGTAATCAACAATGGTGTCAATCCCATCTCCGCACTGACGGGGCTGGATACTAAAAGCCTGACTCGGCACCCGCAATTTAGTCAAATTGTGTATGGAATGATGATGGAAACTGCTGCTTCGGCAAAGGCTGACGGCGTGGATCTTCGCACTAGCGATGTTGATGAGATGTTTGGACTGATTAGCAGTTTTAACGCAATCAAAACTTCAATGTTAGTTGATAAGGAAAAGGGGCGTCCGTTGGAACTAGATAGCATATCGGGGGCGGTACTTCGCCGTTCTGAAGCTCTCGGCATCGAGGCGCCCTATACTGCCACCGTTTATGCTCTTCTGACTCTTTGA
- a CDS encoding TetR/AcrR family transcriptional regulator, giving the protein MARTPSFERESALSQAMDLFWRRGYHGSSLKQLEQALDMRPGSIYATFGNKDKLYSEALARYAEAGGAELAAHMSGYDSILEGLKGYLRKIANGCADENAVPSRACLIVKTLLEASNTHQGHSHQAREILSAIEQSFSELLEEAKQRGELKESTNCTRLARLMQSQIMGLRSIAERNLSASDLTALGDDMAHILDAYRAPINGSNLN; this is encoded by the coding sequence ATGGCGAGAACCCCTAGTTTTGAACGCGAATCCGCCCTTAGTCAGGCCATGGACCTTTTTTGGAGAAGGGGTTATCACGGCAGCTCATTAAAGCAACTTGAGCAGGCTTTGGATATGCGCCCCGGTAGCATCTATGCAACATTTGGGAACAAAGACAAGCTTTATTCTGAAGCCTTGGCGCGCTATGCCGAGGCTGGCGGAGCTGAACTGGCCGCACATATGTCGGGTTACGATTCTATTCTGGAGGGTCTCAAAGGCTACCTCCGGAAAATCGCAAATGGCTGTGCCGACGAAAACGCCGTGCCCTCCCGCGCCTGCCTCATCGTCAAAACCCTGTTAGAGGCCAGCAATACCCACCAGGGGCATTCACACCAGGCCCGGGAAATCCTCAGTGCCATCGAACAATCTTTCTCAGAACTTCTGGAGGAGGCCAAACAACGAGGCGAACTGAAAGAATCAACGAATTGCACCCGCCTGGCCAGACTGATGCAAAGCCAGATAATGGGCTTACGCTCGATTGCAGAACGGAATCTCTCTGCCTCGGATCTGACCGCGCTAGGTGATGATATGGCCCACATACTTGATGCCTATCGAGCACCAATAAATGGAAGCAACCTGAACTGA
- a CDS encoding TVP38/TMEM64 family protein: protein MNRSPWVFRLTILVIAALVMGAIWLVLRHLGMPGSLAPVALAEWLNEQGMFGPLLLMLLMILAVVVGPIPTLPISAASGLVYGMFAGTAIAVIGALAGSLIAFYLARMLGRDAVQKKWEHNPMFSARGSQRFLFFAVLLTRLIPLFSFALVSYAAGVTAIHLWRYALATTLGMLPMTFVFAGLGQSFEFNPVLTVIAAVVVLVFMSTLPIYLGRHPNSRLARWLHLNNVI, encoded by the coding sequence ATGAACCGTTCCCCATGGGTTTTCCGTCTCACTATTTTGGTCATTGCTGCACTCGTGATGGGGGCCATTTGGCTGGTCCTTCGCCACTTGGGCATGCCCGGAAGCCTGGCGCCCGTTGCGCTGGCTGAATGGCTTAACGAGCAGGGCATGTTCGGCCCACTGTTGCTTATGTTATTGATGATCCTCGCGGTAGTTGTCGGGCCTATTCCGACATTGCCCATCAGCGCTGCATCCGGGCTGGTGTATGGCATGTTTGCCGGAACGGCCATTGCAGTGATTGGCGCGCTCGCCGGGTCGCTTATTGCCTTTTACCTGGCGCGGATGCTTGGGCGCGATGCCGTTCAGAAGAAATGGGAGCACAATCCGATGTTCTCGGCACGGGGCTCGCAACGATTCCTGTTTTTCGCGGTGCTGCTGACCCGGCTGATCCCTCTATTCTCCTTTGCCTTGGTCAGCTATGCAGCCGGAGTCACCGCAATACATCTTTGGCGTTACGCCCTTGCGACTACTCTGGGCATGCTGCCAATGACCTTCGTTTTTGCAGGGCTTGGCCAAAGCTTTGAATTCAATCCGGTGCTGACGGTAATAGCCGCTGTTGTTGTTCTGGTGTTTATGAGTACCCTGCCGATTTATCTTGGCCGGCACCCAAATTCCAGGCTGGCTCGCTGGCTGCATTTGAATAACGTCATTTGA
- a CDS encoding sulfurtransferase — protein MSRILAIVLLIASSLAWADGDRTPPLVDANWLEANLERDNLVVLDVRSGIDNGGDRSSFQTAHIPGAVYSSYTGDGWRESRNGVRGLLPPVANMERLIGSLGISNNDTVVVVPAGTGATDFGSAARVYWTFRVLGHNEVTILNGGFAGWKAAGYQVDSGEGEQRDVVQFEGTLQPELLANLEEVQEARDSQAQLVDARPSDYFRGENQSPDAKAPGTIPGSRNLPHASFLGEQDAVWFLNEEGITAQVNRAELNPATRTIAFCNTGHWAATDWFVLSELAGFKEVALYDGSMAEWSQDSSRPMQVAKKGLGKLLDLFN, from the coding sequence ATGAGCCGCATATTGGCCATTGTTCTGCTGATTGCCAGCTCACTTGCGTGGGCGGACGGTGATAGAACGCCGCCCCTGGTTGATGCCAACTGGCTTGAAGCGAACCTCGAGCGAGATAACCTGGTCGTGCTGGATGTCCGTTCAGGTATTGATAATGGTGGTGACCGAAGCAGCTTTCAGACTGCTCATATCCCCGGAGCTGTTTACAGCAGCTATACCGGTGATGGCTGGCGTGAAAGCCGGAATGGTGTCAGGGGCCTATTGCCTCCTGTTGCGAATATGGAGCGCCTGATTGGTAGCCTGGGGATCAGCAACAACGATACCGTTGTGGTTGTGCCTGCCGGCACGGGCGCAACCGATTTCGGGAGTGCCGCCCGTGTGTACTGGACCTTCAGAGTGCTGGGCCACAACGAGGTGACCATTCTCAATGGTGGCTTTGCGGGCTGGAAGGCTGCTGGCTACCAAGTAGACAGCGGTGAGGGGGAGCAGCGGGATGTAGTGCAGTTTGAGGGTACTCTCCAGCCGGAATTGCTTGCAAACCTAGAGGAGGTTCAGGAAGCCCGAGATAGCCAGGCACAGCTGGTGGATGCGCGCCCGAGCGACTATTTCAGAGGCGAAAACCAATCCCCGGATGCCAAAGCCCCTGGCACGATTCCCGGTTCCCGCAATTTGCCCCATGCAAGTTTTCTTGGTGAGCAAGACGCAGTCTGGTTTTTGAACGAAGAAGGTATCACCGCGCAGGTTAATCGGGCCGAGCTGAATCCCGCCACTCGCACCATCGCTTTTTGCAATACTGGCCATTGGGCGGCTACAGACTGGTTCGTGTTGAGTGAATTGGCAGGGTTCAAGGAAGTAGCGCTCTACGATGGCTCCATGGCTGAGTGGTCTCAAGACAGCAGTCGGCCGATGCAAGTGGCGAAAAAGGGACTTGGCAAACTTCTCGACCTGTTTAACTAA
- a CDS encoding YeeE/YedE family protein — translation MTDSAILQRGLQQPGWQMDRFIVATALAGFALLGGLIWLETAPFMVALFVIGTVLGIALYHGAFGFTAGWRNLVVKKRGAGMRAQLMLFGLSSLIMVPMLYSGQAGLVGAVAPVGTSLVVGSFIFGLGMQLGGGCGSGTLFTVGAGNIRMVVTLVFFIAGTVLGSIHLPWWLDQPGFDPVPLVNTFGVSGAIIVQLLGLGLIARWVNRVERKAHGNLERDELLWKGQGHGVFKTLLSGRWPFTWAILILAAGNALTLAISGAPWSITFAFNVWGAKALEMMGVNMSQFEFWTWEYPAMALKDSVLTNAPSVMNFGLLLGAMLAAGLANRFNEASRNRPEGRQFLASVVGGLLLGYGARLGFGCNIGALFSGIASASLHAWIWFACAFAGSLLGIRLRPWFRLPN, via the coding sequence ATGACAGATTCTGCAATTCTCCAGCGCGGGCTTCAGCAGCCCGGCTGGCAGATGGATCGATTTATTGTAGCAACTGCGCTGGCAGGCTTTGCTTTGCTGGGAGGGCTTATATGGTTGGAAACAGCGCCCTTCATGGTGGCGCTGTTTGTAATTGGTACTGTGTTGGGCATAGCCCTGTATCACGGGGCGTTCGGCTTTACGGCAGGTTGGCGCAACCTGGTCGTTAAAAAGCGCGGTGCCGGTATGCGTGCACAACTCATGCTGTTTGGGCTTTCTTCCCTGATTATGGTGCCCATGCTCTACAGTGGGCAGGCCGGGCTTGTGGGTGCTGTTGCTCCGGTAGGTACCTCTCTGGTTGTGGGCTCCTTTATTTTCGGGCTAGGTATGCAACTTGGTGGAGGGTGTGGCTCCGGCACCTTGTTTACGGTAGGTGCCGGCAATATCCGCATGGTGGTGACGCTGGTGTTTTTTATAGCGGGGACTGTACTTGGATCCATCCATCTGCCCTGGTGGCTGGATCAGCCGGGCTTCGACCCGGTGCCACTAGTCAACACCTTTGGGGTCAGTGGAGCCATTATTGTTCAGCTTCTGGGGCTGGGCCTGATTGCCCGCTGGGTTAACCGGGTTGAGCGCAAGGCTCACGGTAATCTCGAGCGGGATGAATTGCTCTGGAAAGGCCAGGGGCATGGGGTATTCAAAACCCTGCTTAGTGGCCGCTGGCCGTTTACCTGGGCGATTCTGATCCTGGCTGCGGGCAATGCGCTGACCTTGGCGATCAGCGGTGCCCCCTGGAGCATTACCTTTGCTTTTAACGTGTGGGGCGCCAAAGCCCTGGAAATGATGGGTGTGAATATGTCCCAGTTCGAGTTCTGGACTTGGGAATACCCTGCTATGGCCTTAAAGGATTCGGTGCTCACCAACGCTCCCTCTGTGATGAACTTTGGGCTGTTGCTCGGCGCCATGCTGGCGGCAGGCCTGGCCAACCGTTTTAATGAGGCGAGCCGTAACCGGCCGGAAGGTCGACAGTTTTTGGCCTCCGTGGTAGGTGGTTTGCTGCTGGGTTATGGTGCCCGTTTGGGCTTTGGCTGCAACATCGGGGCGCTGTTTTCGGGCATAGCCTCAGCCAGCCTACACGCTTGGATCTGGTTTGCCTGTGCCTTCGCTGGGTCTCTACTGGGAATACGTCTGCGGCCCTGGTTCCGGCTGCCAAACTGA
- a CDS encoding patatin-like phospholipase family protein produces the protein MPLPLLGILAILPLLLGGCSTGIINTKVVGTATAAHYDFQSRLPANDERLFVVLAFSGGGTRAAALSYGVLNALRHEQLVIDNQPTRLLDQVDVISAVSGGSYTAAYYGLFGDRLFDDFEDRFLRRNWPRTYGWMLANPYNVARLISPDFNRSDLMAEFLGTEIFEDKTFADLSVGQLPFVIINATDLNNALTFSFIQQQFDFLCSDLSNYPVANAVMASSTVPPAFASMRLHNYPGCETRNKFWVTEALNSRNLLSRKFAVAQGLSRYLDPAQMPYLSLADGGITDNIGVRGSMMSPVAHRGDVQQMAGAFNPRALESVEKVLVVLVNAQVYSSYPWAASGAEPGTIDTLAASFDAAFNTLTTENISQARREFLAWGESLNLIRPSDKPLVNVYFSTLTFNQVEDPARRAHYNALPTAALTADDVDALIELGGELLRQSEPFQQFLIDTKTLPDTSGGTKTDTPP, from the coding sequence ATGCCATTACCGCTCCTCGGCATTCTGGCGATACTCCCGCTTCTGCTGGGTGGCTGTTCGACGGGCATAATCAATACCAAGGTGGTCGGCACTGCCACTGCCGCCCACTATGACTTCCAGTCGAGACTGCCCGCCAACGACGAACGGTTGTTTGTTGTACTTGCCTTTTCCGGAGGCGGAACCCGGGCCGCAGCGCTTTCCTATGGTGTTCTGAATGCACTTCGACATGAGCAACTGGTGATTGACAACCAGCCCACCCGACTACTGGATCAGGTTGATGTGATTTCCGCCGTTTCGGGCGGTAGTTATACCGCAGCTTACTACGGTCTTTTCGGCGATCGACTGTTTGACGATTTCGAGGACCGTTTCCTGCGTCGTAACTGGCCACGTACTTATGGCTGGATGCTGGCGAACCCTTACAACGTGGCCCGACTGATTTCTCCTGATTTCAACCGCTCGGATCTGATGGCAGAGTTTCTGGGCACAGAGATTTTTGAGGATAAAACCTTTGCCGATCTGTCGGTTGGGCAACTTCCATTTGTGATTATCAATGCCACGGATTTGAACAATGCGCTGACCTTTTCCTTCATACAGCAACAGTTTGATTTTCTCTGCTCTGACTTGAGCAACTATCCTGTTGCCAACGCCGTCATGGCCTCTTCGACCGTACCACCCGCGTTCGCGTCCATGAGGCTCCATAACTACCCTGGTTGTGAAACAAGGAACAAATTCTGGGTCACCGAGGCACTAAATAGCCGCAACCTGCTATCAAGGAAATTTGCCGTTGCCCAGGGGCTGTCACGCTACCTTGATCCGGCACAAATGCCGTATCTGAGCCTGGCCGACGGGGGCATTACCGACAACATAGGAGTACGAGGATCCATGATGAGCCCGGTTGCCCATCGTGGCGACGTCCAACAAATGGCTGGTGCTTTTAACCCCCGCGCCCTCGAGAGCGTTGAGAAAGTCCTCGTCGTTCTGGTCAATGCCCAGGTTTATTCATCCTACCCCTGGGCGGCATCCGGCGCGGAACCAGGAACGATCGATACCCTTGCGGCCTCCTTTGATGCGGCGTTCAATACACTAACCACCGAAAACATTTCCCAGGCGCGCCGGGAATTCCTAGCATGGGGCGAAAGCCTCAACCTCATCCGCCCATCCGACAAGCCACTTGTTAACGTCTACTTTTCAACCCTGACATTCAACCAGGTGGAAGATCCTGCCAGGCGGGCCCACTACAATGCACTTCCCACGGCAGCGCTAACTGCAGATGACGTCGACGCCCTAATTGAACTTGGTGGGGAGCTTCTGCGCCAATCAGAGCCGTTTCAACAGTTTCTCATTGACACGAAAACCCTGCCCGACACATCGGGCGGTACTAAAACCGATACTCCGCCATAA
- a CDS encoding alpha/beta hydrolase yields MTRSKVQFANAQGQSLAGLLELPGEGKPYAMALFAHCFTCGKDIAAASRIGRALVKQGIGVLRFDFTGLGNSDGDFGNTNFSSNIEDLLAAGEFLEQHYEAPRMIIGHSLGGAAVLAAAQRMPSLEAVATIGAPATAHHVQHLFDSKADEIRESGEAEVTLAGRTFNVKSQMLDDLVQWNTPDHIGNLRKALIIFHSPVDEVVGINEAATIYQAAKHPKSFISLDNADHLLSKAADAEYVADMLVAWSSRYL; encoded by the coding sequence ATGACAAGATCCAAAGTGCAGTTCGCAAATGCTCAGGGCCAGAGCCTTGCGGGCTTGTTGGAGTTGCCGGGCGAGGGCAAGCCTTATGCTATGGCCCTGTTCGCCCACTGTTTTACATGTGGAAAGGATATTGCTGCAGCGTCCCGGATAGGGCGCGCCCTCGTGAAGCAGGGTATTGGTGTGTTGCGTTTCGACTTTACCGGGTTGGGCAACAGTGACGGGGATTTTGGCAATACCAATTTCTCCTCCAACATCGAGGATTTGCTGGCGGCCGGTGAATTCCTCGAGCAACACTACGAGGCGCCGCGAATGATCATTGGTCACAGCCTGGGAGGCGCCGCGGTTTTGGCAGCAGCCCAGCGCATGCCGTCCCTTGAAGCCGTTGCCACCATCGGGGCACCGGCTACCGCCCATCACGTCCAGCATCTTTTCGACAGCAAGGCCGACGAGATTCGTGAGTCCGGTGAAGCCGAAGTGACCCTGGCCGGTCGGACATTCAATGTAAAATCGCAGATGCTGGATGATCTGGTGCAATGGAATACACCGGACCACATCGGTAATCTGCGTAAGGCACTGATTATTTTCCATTCGCCGGTTGATGAGGTTGTGGGTATCAACGAAGCGGCCACTATCTATCAGGCGGCCAAGCATCCCAAAAGCTTTATATCCCTTGATAATGCCGATCATCTGTTATCAAAAGCTGCGGATGCGGAATATGTTGCGGATATGCTCGTGGCCTGGTCCAGCCGGTACCTCTAA
- a CDS encoding DUF6789 family protein, with product MSNNLRGIIAGLIATVVLSILMFVKSMMGVMPDLNVIEMLASQMGGSIVIGWAAHFIIGAIFYGLAFANLGSMIPGGSAIGRGIVLGVIGWLMMMVALMPMVGAGFFALNMGIMAAVATLVLHAIFGFALGLTYKKLGS from the coding sequence ATGAGTAACAATTTGAGAGGAATTATCGCCGGGCTGATTGCAACCGTCGTTCTCTCCATACTGATGTTCGTCAAGAGCATGATGGGTGTGATGCCCGATCTTAATGTTATCGAGATGTTGGCCAGTCAGATGGGTGGCAGCATAGTGATAGGCTGGGCCGCGCACTTTATTATCGGCGCGATTTTCTATGGCCTGGCATTTGCGAATCTGGGCAGCATGATTCCGGGCGGCTCTGCCATTGGCCGGGGTATCGTACTGGGCGTGATCGGCTGGCTGATGATGATGGTGGCGCTGATGCCGATGGTGGGCGCCGGCTTCTTCGCGCTGAACATGGGTATTATGGCGGCGGTCGCGACGTTGGTGCTGCACGCTATCTTCGGCTTTGCGCTCGGCCTTACCTATAAAAAACTTGGCTCCTGA